A section of the Xiphias gladius isolate SHS-SW01 ecotype Sanya breed wild chromosome 10, ASM1685928v1, whole genome shotgun sequence genome encodes:
- the LOC120795434 gene encoding matrilin-3-like has product MTPLMWDLVCFVGILASGTLGTVPQLRPQQRQIRSVGPVIPRVSPQVPPRAYQRPEDARSVEQASDEVQSAESFQEVQLRDYAARGFQQQQRARPGANNYLTQERRRVDTGATRSNCRNQPIDLVFIIDSSRSVRPAEFEKAKEFLQNMVDSLEIGSDATRVGLVNYASTVQLEFLLKTYSDKSALKQALAHVKPLASGTMTGMAIKTAMEKAFTVEAGARVSSMNIAKVAIVVTDGRPQDKVEDVSAAARAAGIEIYAVGVDRADKMSLRLMASHPHDDHVFYVETYGVIEKLTSKFRETLCGKDDDNGSADIPLNGGIDDYGLGLDGRKDGNGINNENDDKGNNGLDACVLGHDCQHICVSNGNSYNCKCNSGYILNPDQKTCSRWDACAQGHTCQHICVNSGDSYTCKCQVGYLLNVDQKTCSSSDSCARGHDCQHICVNSDDSYICKCQAGYVLNADQKTCSRSEPCAPGHECQHICIKNDDSYICKCQVGYVLNPDNKTCSRSDACTHGHDCQHICVNSDDSYICKCRAGYVLNADQKTCSRLDACAQGHDCQHVCVNNGNSYICKCRVGYVLNVDKKTCSRSDPCAQGHNCQHICINNGDSYNCKCRVGYVLNADQKTCSQEMRSEITQDACMCEAQIAFQKKVQSTIQELSRKLDEISNKVNLIQRQQQD; this is encoded by the exons ATGACTCCATTAATGTGGGATCTGGTGTGCTTCGTTGGCATTCTGGCATCGGGAACTCTCGGAACTGTCCCCCAGCTTCGGCCACAGCAGCGACAGATTCGCTCAGTTGGTCCTGTGATCCCACGAGTGTCCCCGCAAGTCCCCCCGAGGGCCTACCAGCGCCCGGAGGATGCCCGATCTGTTGAACAAGCCTCCGACGAAGTACAAAGTGCTGAGAGTTTTCAAGAGGTCCAGCTGCGTGATTACGCTGCCCGGggcttccagcagcagcagagagcccGGCCAGGTGCCAACAACTACCTGACCCAGGAGCGACGGAGAGTTGACACTGGAG caaCAAGATCCAACTGCAGAAATCAGCCTATAGACCTGGTCTTTATCATAGACAGCTCCCGCAGTGTACGTCCTGCTGAGTTTGAGAAGGCCAAGGAGTTCCTGCAGAACATGGTGGACAGCTTGGAGATCGGGTCCGATGCCACACGAGTAGGCCTCGTCAATTATGCCAGCACAGTGCAGCTTGAGTTTCTACTGAAGACGTATTCTGACAAGTCTGCCCTGAAGCAGGCATTGGCCCATGTCAAGCCCCTCGCTTCAGGCACCATGACAGGCATGGCCATTAAGACTGCAATGGAGAAGGCATTCACTGTAGAGGCAGGGGCCCGGGTTAGTTCCATGAACATTGCCAAAGTAGCCATCGTAGTGACGGACGGGAGGCCCCAGGACAAGGTGGAGGATGTGTCAGCAGCAGCCCGTGCAGCTGGGATTGAGATCTACGCGGTGGGAGTAGACAGAGCTGATAAGATGTCCCTCCGCCTCATGGCCAGCCACCCCCATGATGACCATGTCTTCTATGTAGAGACCTATGGTGTTATAGAGAAGCTCACTTCCAAATTTAGGGAAACCTTGTGTGGTAAGGATGATGATAATGGGAGTGCGGATATTCCATTAAATGGTGGAATTGATGATTATGGACTAGGCCTAGATGGCAGGAAAGACGGTAAtggaataaataatgaaaatgacgATAAAGGAAACAACG GTTTGGATGCATGTGTTCTGGGACACGATTGCCAGCACATTTGTGTCAGCAATGGCAACTCATACAACTGCAAGTGTAACTCGGGCTACATCTTGAACCCGGACCAGAAAACATGCTCAC GTTGGGATGCATGTGCCCAGGGACATACCTGCCAACATATTTGTGTCAACAGTGGTGACTCATATACCTGCAAGTGTCAGGTGGGATATTTATTGAATGTAGACCAGAAAACATGCTCAA GTTCTGATTCATGTGCCCGTGGACATGATTGCCAGCACATTTGTGTAAACAGTGATGACTCGTACATCTGCAAGTGTCAAGCGGGATATGTGTTGAATGCAGACCAGAAAACATGCTCAC GTTCTGAGCCATGTGCCCCTGGACATGAGTGCCAACACATTTGTATAAAGAATGATGACTCGTACATCTGCAAGTGTCAAGTGGGATATGTGTTGAATCCAGATAACAAAACATGCTCAC GTTCAGATGCATGTACCCATGGACATGACTGCCAGCACATTTGTGTCAACAGTGATGACTCGTATATCTGCAAGTGTCGAGCGGGATATGTATTGAATGCAGACCAGAAAACATGCTCAC GTTTGGATGCATGTGCCCAGGGACATGACTGCCAGCACGTATGTGTCAACAATGGGAACTCGTACATCTGCAAGTGTCGAGTGGGATATGTCCTGAACGTGGATAAGAAAACATGTTCAC GCTCGGATCCATGTGCTCAGGGACATAACTGCCAGCATATTTGTATCAACAATGGTGATTCTTACAACTGCAAGTGTCGAGTGGGATATGTGTTGAATGCAGACCAGAAAACATGCTCAC AGGAAATGAGAAGTGAAATAACCCAAGATGCCTGCATGTGTGAAGCTCAGATTGCATTCCAGAAAAAAGTACAGTCAACCATTCAGGAGCTGAGCAGAAAAC TTGATGAAATTTCAAACAAAGTGAATCTGATTCAACGTCAGCAGCAGGATTAA
- the wdr35 gene encoding WD repeat-containing protein 35, producing the protein MFIYLSKKIAIPNNIHLKCVSWNKDQGFIACGGDDGLLRVLKLETQTDDAKLKGLAAPSNLSMNQTLEGHSGAVQVVTWNEQYEKLTTSDQNGLIIVWMLYKGAWYEEMINNRNKSVVRSMSWNADGQKICIVYEDGAVIVGSVDGNRIWGKELKGNQLAHVAWSPDSKILLFGMANGEVQIYDNQGNFIMKMAISCLTNATGAVSIAGIHWYAGTGGYVEPDCPCLAICFDNGRCQIMRYENDENPVCIDTLMNVVSIQWNHCGSVLAVAGSLRASNLEKEFNVVQFYTPFGEHLRTLKVPGKQMTGVAWEGGGLRIGLAVDSYIYFANIRPDYKWGYCCSTVVYAYTKPERQEYCVIFWDTKNNEKFVKYVKSLMSITTSGDFCILASKADDTQPQYVLILCNSIGTPLDSKYIDIDPLFVTMTKTHVIAASKEAFYLWQYRVAKKLTALEINQVTRTKKEGRERVYHIDSNPSGVNDSGPDFAKAFTATRDPICCITATDKTLIVGRESGTIHRYSLPNVVLVQKYTLNNRAYYLSLNCNSSRLAIIDIAGVLTLLDLEVRASTDNSTGNQVSAGDPSKFERKDVWDMKWANDNPDLFAMMEKTRMYVFRNLDPEEPIQTSGYICNFEDLEIKSVLLDEIMKDPERPNKDNLINFEIRSLRDSRALIEKVGIEDASQFIEDNPHPRLWRLLAEAALQKLDLKTAEQAFVRCKDYQGIEFVKRLGNLQSEPMKQAEVAAYFSRFEEAERMYLDMDRRDLAISLRMKLGDWFRVLQLLKSGSGDCDDTLLEQAYNAIGDYFADRQKWVNAVQYYLQGRNQERLAECYYMLEDYDGLEKLTNVLPENHKLLQDIGQMFTTVGMCEQAVNAYLKCNQPKAAVDTCVHLNQWNKAVELARTHNMKEIKSLLSKYASHLLEKNKTLEVVELYRKAHHFLDAAKLMFKIADQEAKKGIRPLRVKKLYVLAARLVENYHEQVKMSQQSKAKGKKSEATFALAGLLEEDATSSDNRIVDNAWRGAEAYHFFLLAQRQLYEGYMENAMRTAIHLREYEDIIPAVEIYSLLAICSAANRAFGTCSQAFIKLESLESLEPEQQQFYEDLALEIFTKHTPKDSRVLERQRSSEGAEGKLPTCIVTGLPIQEYQFWMCNVCKHCALEQEIGKYNCCPLCHSPVA; encoded by the exons atgtttaTCTACCTCAGCAAGAAG ATTGCTATCCCCAACAATATCCATCTAAAATGTGTCTCCTGGAACAAAGACCAAGGCTTCATTGCCTGTGGAGGAGACGACGGTCTCCTGAGAGTACTCAAACTTGAAACTCAGACAG ATGATGCCAAACTTAAAGGTCTTGCTGCACCCAGTAATCTGTCAATGAACCAGACTCTAGAGGGACACAGTG GTGCAGTGCAAGTGGTCACGTGGAATGAACAGTATGAAAAGCTGACAACCAGTGACCAGAATGGACTCATCATTGTATGGATGCTCTACAAAG GTGCATGGTACGAGGAGATGATCAACAACAGGAACAAGTCAGTGGTGAGGAGCATGAGCTGGAATGCGGATGGTCAAAAGATCTGCATTGTGTATGAAGATGGAGCTGTCATTGTCGGATCTGTAGATG GTAACCGGATTTGGGGAAAGGAGCTAAAGGGAAATCAGCTTGCACATGTGGCATGGTCACCAGACAGCAAGATCCTCCTCTTTGGCATGGCCAACGGGGAAGTACAAATCTATGACAATCAAGGAAACTTCATA ATGAAAATGGCCATAAGCTGTCTCACTAATGCAACCGGAGCTGTCAGTATAGCAGGTATCCACTGGTATGCAGGAACTGGGGGTTATGTAGAGCCAGACTGCCCGTGTCTTGCTATCTGTTTTGACAATGGAAGATGCCAGATCATGCGCTACGAGAATGATGAAA ACCCAGTGTGTATTGACACTCTGATGAATGTGGTGAGTATCCAATGGAATCATTGTGGCAGTGTTCTGGCAGTGGCTGGTTCTCTCAGAGCCTCAAATCTGGAGAAGGAATTCAATGTTGTGCAGTTTTACACGCCGTTTGGAGAG CATCTGAGAACTCTCAAAGTTCCTGGGAAGCAGATGACAGGAGTTGCCTGGGAAGGAGGAGGGCTACGTATTGGCCTGGCTGTGGACTCCTACATTTACTTTGCAAACATAAGACCAGATTATAAG TGGGGCTACTGCTGCAGCACAGTGGTGTATGCCTACACAAAGCCAGAGCGGCAGGAATACTGTGTGATATTCTGGGACACCAAAAACAACGAGAAGTTTGTCAAATATGTCAAGAGCTTGATGTCCATCACAACCTCAGGGGACTTCTGCATCCTGGCCAGCAAGGCAGATGACACTCAGCCTCAG tatgTCCTGATTCTGTGCAACTCCATTGGGACTCCATTGGACTCAAAATACATAGACATTG ATCCATTGTTTGTCACCATGACCAAGACACATGTGATTGCTGCATCCAAAGAGGCTTTTTACCTGTGGCAGTACAGAGTGGCAAAGAAATTAACTGCCCTGGAGATCAACCAAGTGACCAGAACtaagaaagagggaagagagag GGTCTATCACATTGACAGCAATCCATCTGGAGTCAATGACAGTGGTCCAGATTTTGCAAAAGCTTTCACA GCAACTCGAGATCCCATCTGCTGTATTACAGCAACAGATAAGACCCTGATTGTG GGCCGTGAGTCTGGCACCATTCATAGATACAGCCTCCCAAATGTTGTTCTCGTTCAGAAATACACTTTGAATAACAGAGCCTACTATCTGTCCTTGAACTGCAATTCCAG TCGTCTTGCGATTATCGACATCGCGGGTGTGCTGACTTTGTTGGACCTGGAAGTTCGTGCCTCCACAGACAACAGCACTGGGAACCAGGTATCTGCAGGGGATCCATCCAAGTTTGAGCGCAAGGATGTTTGGGACATGAAATGGGCGAATGACAACCCTGATCTTTTTGCCATGATGGAGAAGACCAGGATGTATGTATTCAGGAATCTAGACCCAGAG GAGCCCATCCAAACATCTGGATACATTTGCAACTTTGAGGACCTGGAAATCAAATCTGTCTTGCTTGATGAAATCATGAAG GATCCAGAGAGGCCTAACAAAGACAACCTCATCAACTTTGAAATCCGCTCCCTGAGAGACAGTCGTGCACTAATTGAAAAAGTTGGGATTGAAGATGCCTCACAGTTCATTGAAGACAATCCTCACCCAAGACTCTG GCGTTTGCTGGCTGAGGCAGCTCTGCAGAAGCTGGATCTGAAGACAGCTGAGCAGGCCTTTGTCCGCTGTAAAGACTACCAGGGCATTGAGTTTGTCAAGCGCCTGGGCAACCTGCAGAGCGAGCCCATGAAACAGGCGGAGGTGGCAGCTTACTTCAGCAGGTTTGAGGAAGCTGAGCGGATGTATCTGGATATGGATCGCAG GGACCTTGCCATCAGCCTCAGGATGAAGCTGGGAGACTGGTTCAGGGTGCTTCAGCTACTCAAAAGTGGCTCTGGGGACTGTGATGATACTCTGCTAGAACAGGCGTACAATGCAATCGGAGACTACTTTGCTGACAGACAGAAGTG ggTTAATGCAGTGCAGTACTACCTTCAGGGCCGTAACCAGGAGAGGCTGGCAGAATGCTATTACATGTTAGAGGACTATGATGGCCTTGAGAAACTGACCAATGTTCTGCCAGAGAATCATAAACTTTTACAA GACATTGGGCAGATGTTTACCACTGTGGGCATGTGCGAACAAGCTGTGAACGCCTACCTTAAGTGCAACCAGCCCAAAGCTGCTGTTGACACATGTGTCCATCTGAACCAG TGGAACAAAGCAGTGGAACTTGCCAGGACCCACAACATGAAGGAGATAAAATCTCTTCTTTCCAAATATGCCTCACATCTTCTTGAGAAGAATAAAACTCTAGAGGTGGTGGAACTGTATCGGAAAGCCCACCATTTTCTCGATGCAGCCAAACTCATGTTTAAG ATAGCAGATCAGGAGGCAAAGAAAGGGATCCGACCACTGCGGGTGAAGAAGCTCTATGTCCTAGCAGCACGTCTTGTTGAAAATTACCACGAGCAGGTGAAAATGTCACAGCAGAGCAAAGCCAAAGGGAAGAAGTCTGAG GCAACATTTGCACTTGCTGGGCTGCTTGAGGAAGATGCAACCTCTTCAGACAATCGTATTGTGGACAACGCCTGGCGTGGAGCAGAGGCTTATCACTTCTTCCTGCTTGCTCAAAGGCAGCTATATGAAGGCTATATGGAGAACGCCATGCGCACAG CAATACACCTGCGTGAGTATGAGGACATCATCCCAGCAGTGGAGATCTATTCTCTACTTGCCATTTGCTCTGCAGCCAACCGTGCATTCGGCACATGCTCACAGGCCTTTATCAAACTGGAATCCCTGGAGAGTCTGGAGCCTGAACAGCAGCAGTTCTATGAGGATCTAGCCCTGGAGATCTTCACCAAGCACACCCCAAAGGACAGCCGCGTGCTGGAGCGGCAAAGATCATCAGAAGG gGCAGAAGGAAAGTTACCCACATGCATTGTGACTGGTCTGCCGATCCAGGAGTACCAGTTCTGGATGTGCAATGTGTGTAAACACTGTGCTCTAGAGCAGGAGATCGGCAAATATAACTGCTGCCCGCTGTGCCACAGTCCTGTAGCATGA